TGGCAGGCACAGGCCAGCGATCACGCTAATTCCGCGCTGGTTAAGCAGCTGCGCCGCCTGCGCACGCGGCTCGTCGAGCTGTGGCAGCGCCAGCGCCACCGCATGCCCCTGCGCCGCCAGCAGATCGAGCACACCCGGCCGCTGCAGCGCCTCCAGCAGGGCCGGGCCGTCCAGCTCGGTGGCAAAGATCAGGTGGGGCCGCTCGACGGCACCGTGTACATGATGGGGTGCTTGGGGATGTCGTTCGATTGCCACGGCAGGGCTGCCTTCACTGTGCTGCAATATGCGCCTAAGTGTACCACACGTGTGCGAGGATGCCGCAAGTAGGGCACCCTGGTGTGGTACACTTAGCGGCATGGTTCGATCAGAGAGGACGCCGATGGCCGCAATCGTAGAGACGCGCGACCTGACCCGCCGCTATGGCACAACGCTGGCGCTCGATCACCTGACGCTACAGGTGGCGCAGGGTGCAATCTTCGGCTTCATTGGGCCAAACGGCGCCGGCAAAACCACGACGATGCGCATCCTGACTACGCTACTCCGGCCCAGCAGCGGCGAGGCCTGGGTAGCAGGCCGCTCGGTGCTGGCCGAGCCGCTCGAGGTGCGCAAGGTCGTGGGCTTCATGCCCGACTTCTTCGGCGTATACGATAATATGAAGGTGTGGGAGTATCTCGACTTTTTCGGGCGCGCGTATGGCATCGCGCCCAACCGCCGCCAGAGCCTGATCGGCGAGCTGCTCGAGCTGGTTGACCTGAGCTACAAGCGCGACGATTTCGTAATGGGGCTATCGCGTGGCATGAAGCAGCGCCTGAGCCTGGCGCGCACAATGATCCACGACCCGGCGCTGCTGATCCTCGACGAGCCGGCCAGCGGGCTCGACCCGCGCGCGCGGATCGAGCTGCGCGAGCTACTGAAAGAGCTGCGCGCGCTGGGCAAAACCGTGATGATCAGCTCGCATATCCTGACCGAGCTAGCCGAGATGTGTACGCACATCGCGATCATCGAGCGCGGCAAGCTGCTGGCGTCGGGCGATGTGCAAACCATCCTGCGCTCGCTGCAGCCGCACCGCACGCTCGAGCTGCGTGTACTCAGCGGTGCCGCGCATGCCGAGGCGCTGCTACGCGCGCGCGGCGAGGTGATCGAAGTACGCCGCAGCGCGCCCGATCCGGCAACAGACGCGGCCGGCCCACACACATTGCTGATCGACTACACTGGCGATGAGCCAGGTATGGGTGAGCTGCTGGCGGCACTGATCGGCGCGGGGGTCGTGGTCACGCGCTTCGCCGAGCAATCGAGCGACCTCGAGGATATTTTCATGCAGGTAACCAAAGGCCTGGTGCAGTAGTGTACTGCGGGCCTCAGTGCCAGCGGCGTTTGCGCGAGCGCGGCGGAGCCTCGGGTGGCAGCTCGGCGTCGCCGCCGGTTTCGGGAAAGGTGATTCCGAAGCTGCGCTTGAGAATATCGCGCACGATCGGCTCGTGAATACGGTCGGCCACGAGCGTGATCGCCAGGCAGCGCTGGGGATCGCCGGGGTCGCGCTCAATATCGACTCGCAGCCAATGCGGCCAGCGCCGCACCGTCGCCAGGATGCGGTTCTCATCCTCCCCGCGCAAGGTCAGCCGAACCTCACCAATTTCGCCAACCGATAGTGTTGTCATATGCCGAATCCTGCGCCATACCAAGCGAGCCAGCCACGATCGGCCGGCCCGTTTCGTACGACAACTGTTGCATGCCTGTGGCCCACCCCAACCACCGCCGGCATCGCTGATCGCGCCCAGGCGGCCAGTGCTTGTTCAATGCGAATGGCGTGACGTGGCGGGTTGGTCGGGGGTGTAGCCGGCAGCGGCCTGCCGGTTACACCCCTTGTATACTAGTAGCGCCCGCGTGCGCCACGGTTATCGCGGCGGTTGCCACCCGAGCTACCCTTATCTTCAGCTTCGTTCACCCGCACCGGGCGGCCATCGACATCGCGCCCGTTTACGGCGCTAATCACCGCCGCTACGTCAGCGGCATCCATCTCGACAAAGCCGAAGCCGCGCGAGCGGCCGGTGTCGCGATCGGTAATTACCCGGGCGCTCTGTACTTCGCCATGCTCGCTGAATAGTGCCTCCAGCTGAGCATCATCGACATTCCAAGACAGATTCCCGACAAACAACTTGACGTGCATGCTATGCTCCCCTGCCCACATAGTTGTGCGGCAGCTACTCATGCAGCGGCCCATGCCGAGCCGCCGCGGATACAATGTTATACCAAATCGTTTCGCTGCAGATCTAGCGAATCGGCATACTTCGCCATCTCATCTTGCATTGACACTGAAGCAATTTCAGCAGCAACGGCGCCCTGACGAGCGCAGAGGAAGAGAGGAGGGAGTGCAAGTCGCGCAGTGTCACGTTGGCTAACATTCTAAGTATACCACACAGTACCGATACCTGCTTGCCAAGCCAGCCAAATGGGCTTGCATCGGTGGGGTACGCACCATGCCCAGGGTTCAAGCCGTATGCGCGGGGAGCCTGGCCGGCTTGCCCACCACCGCCGGCGAGCGCGGCTACTTGATCTCGTGATAACCGCGCCGATAATAGAGCAGCGGCGTACCTTCGTGTACCTCGCTGTCGTACACCTCGCCAACGAAGATCGTGTGATCGCCGGCCGCGATCGAGCTATGCAGCTGGCATTCGATCACCGCCAGCACATGGTCGAGCACCGGCAAGCCCAGCGTGCCCAGGTGCCAGGCCACGCCTTTGAATTTGTCGCTGCCGATAGTGGCAAAGCGCCGCGAGAGATGTTCCTGGCGCTTGTCGAGCACATTCACCACGAATTTGCCGGCGTGGGCCAGCGCGGCGTGGGTCGCCACCTGCTGATCGATGCAGATCAGCACCAGCGGCGGCTTGAGCGATAGCGACGAGAACGAGCTGACGGTCATGCCGTATTGCTCACCCTGGTACTCGGTAGTCACCACCGTGACGCCACTGGCGAAATAGCCCAGCGCCTGGCGGAAACGCGCCTCGTCAATTGGCATAGGGCAGTCCAGTTCTAGCTTTGTAGCATAC
The sequence above is drawn from the Candidatus Kouleothrix ribensis genome and encodes:
- a CDS encoding flavin reductase family protein, which produces MPIDEARFRQALGYFASGVTVVTTEYQGEQYGMTVSSFSSLSLKPPLVLICIDQQVATHAALAHAGKFVVNVLDKRQEHLSRRFATIGSDKFKGVAWHLGTLGLPVLDHVLAVIECQLHSSIAAGDHTIFVGEVYDSEVHEGTPLLYYRRGYHEIK
- a CDS encoding RNA-binding protein, whose translation is MHVKLFVGNLSWNVDDAQLEALFSEHGEVQSARVITDRDTGRSRGFGFVEMDAADVAAVISAVNGRDVDGRPVRVNEAEDKGSSGGNRRDNRGARGRY
- a CDS encoding ABC transporter ATP-binding protein, coding for MAAIVETRDLTRRYGTTLALDHLTLQVAQGAIFGFIGPNGAGKTTTMRILTTLLRPSSGEAWVAGRSVLAEPLEVRKVVGFMPDFFGVYDNMKVWEYLDFFGRAYGIAPNRRQSLIGELLELVDLSYKRDDFVMGLSRGMKQRLSLARTMIHDPALLILDEPASGLDPRARIELRELLKELRALGKTVMISSHILTELAEMCTHIAIIERGKLLASGDVQTILRSLQPHRTLELRVLSGAAHAEALLRARGEVIEVRRSAPDPATDAAGPHTLLIDYTGDEPGMGELLAALIGAGVVVTRFAEQSSDLEDIFMQVTKGLVQ